A segment of the Candidatus Jettenia caeni genome:
AGTCTAAATACGCCGCCGGTGGATTTCCCTTCGTCTCCTGGCAGACAGAAGTTATGGGCAGACGTTTCGAAGCCGGAGAAGATGTTAATTCCAATTTGCCGGATGAAGTAATGAATAACTGGGGCGCTTACTCTCAGATTATGTGGGGATTTAAAAAGCGCTGGATAGCCGGGCTCCGTGGTGATTATGTTGATGGAGAGAAGGAAGCAACAGATCCTTTAGGATTTGAACGATGGAGGCTTTCCCCCAATATTACCTTTTATCCATCAGAATTTTCAAAAATACGGTTGCAATACAACTACGATACTATCTTAGGCAACGACAGCACGGAACATTCCGTATTTTTACAATTTGAATTTTTGCTGGGCTCACATGGCGCACACAAGTTCTAGCCGTTACATGAGGCCTTCGGCTACTTTTCAGTATCAGTGATTAGTTATCGGTGTCAGATTGACACAAATCACTCACACTGACACTTCATGCCCTTGTTGCATGATTTTTTATAAAGGACGTACGATATGAAGATAAAATACCAAATATGCCTTTGTCTGTTATTTGTTTCCGGCTGGATGTCTGTTGCCTATGCAAAACTAAATATCGTCGCATCAACATCTGATTTGGGCGCCTTAGCTGCTGAAATTGGAAAAGATAAGGTTACTGTTACTAGCATTGCAAAACCCACAGAAGACCCCCACTTTGTGGATGCAAAACCTAGTTTTATTGTTAAACTGAATAAAGCAGATATGCTTATTGAGGGAGGATTGCAGTTAGAAATCGGCTGGTTACCACCCTTGGTTATGGGAGCAAGGAATAAAAAAATACTTCCAGGGCAAGCCGGATATTTGACTGCCTCCACGGGAGTTGAAATAGTAGATGTACCCAAAACCCCTGGCGATCGTTCTATGGGTGATATTCATTCTTTTGGAAATCCACATTTTATATTGGACCCATCCAATGGCAAGATAGTTGCGACACATATTTGTGAACGCCTCTGTCAAATCGATACCGTAAATTGTAACTATTATAAGAATAATCTACAGGATTTTGTGAGAAGGCTAGACCAGAAATTATCTGAATGGCAAAAAATATTACAACCCTTTCAAGGGACAAAAATCGTTACGTATCATAAGACCTTTCCTTATCTTGCACGGCGATTTAATTTGAATGTATTGGGAACGCTTGAGCCAAAACCTGGCGTTCCACCTTCTCCCTCACATCTAAACAGCCTTATTCCCATGATGAAAAATGAAGGAGTAAAATTGATCATTATTGAAGAGTTCCGGGAACGCAAAATACCTGAATTTGCTGCATCCCAGACAGGAGCAAAGATCGTTATTTTGCCCATCATGGTCGGAGGTCAAAAAGAAACCAAAGATTATTTAGCCCTTTTTGATTATATTATTAAGCAAATTGCATCAGCCCTTAAAACGTAAATTATATCCACAGATTTCTCTGAATAATACAGATATGGATACCGACAACTGCATCACACTAAAAGACCTGGCTATTGGGTATAAGGGAAAAATCATCCTCAGTGATATTAATTTCTCATTAAAAAAAGGGGAATTTGCAGTCCTGTTTGGATCAAACGGTTCAGGCAAAACCACATTGTTCAAGACCATTTTACGGATTATTCCCCCTATTCAGGGTACCATTCTTTATGGTAATAGCCAGTATCCGAAATTTGGTTATGTACCGCAACGCAAGTATTTAGATGAAATATATCCATTTACCGCAGAAGAAGTAGTATTAATGGGCACTTTCGGATCGATAAAACCATTTAGTCCAAGTCCTGCATCAAATCACATTTTAGTGAACCAATGTTTAAAGGATGTTGGAATGTTTGAGTTAAGAAAACAGTTGTTCTCTGAGCTGTCCGGAGGACAAAAACAGCGTATACTGATAGCCCGGTCACTCGTGACAAAACCTGATGTTTTACTGCTTGATGAACCCATTACAGGAGTTGATATCCATGCACAAAGGAAGATTACAGAGCTTATTTCTGAATTGCATAAAAAGCGCAAATTAACGATTATGATGGTTACTCACGAGGTTCATCATATTCCAAGATGGGTAAATAAAATAATCCATATTCATCACTATAAAGTGGTACTTGGCTCATTGGAAGAGATAATTTCTTTATCAAGAATTGATGAAATACCAAATTAGGGATATTTATACATGGAACAATTAGGAGAAATATTGAATCCGCATTTTCTTTTGCGAAATGCCCTGTATGCAGGATTATTGGTAGGTCTCGTATGCCCACAAGTGGGTATATTTTTTGTATTACGCCGTATGATTTTACTAGGCATAGCCTTACCTCAGGTATCAAATGCCGGAATTGCCTTTGCATTTTTAATGCATACCTTAGGATGGCATCTTTTCTATCATATGGAATCTGAAAAAGTTATGGCCCTTTCAGGTTCGATTGTTTTTACGTTCATTGCTATATTTACCCTGGCAATTCTCGAACGCAAGCAAAAAGGGTTTGCTGAAAACCGTATAGGTTTTACTTATGCCCTTGCAGGAGCGGCCTCCATACTGTTTGTTGCCTGGAACCCGTATGGACAAACAGAAGTACTTTCTATGCTTAAAGGAGAGATTATATCTATTCCGGATATTTATGTGTTATCAATGCTTATTATTTATGGCACTATTTTCATTTTTTTAATCGGTTTTCATCGCAATTTTATCCTGGTATCATATGATATCGATATGGCTACCACCCTTGGTAAAAATGTTATCCTGTGGGACACCCTCCTCTATCTGATCATCGGTATCATTATATCATTCGGTGTAATGACCGTTGGACCGTTGGTTATATTTGGCTTCCTCCTGATACCACCAATGGCTGCGAAAATGGTCACCCGGGGTATATTCCTTTTCTGTATTGTTTCTTCTGTCATCGGAATTTTCACATCTTTTATTGGTTTTTACATCTCATACCGTTTCGATCTTCCAACAGGCCCCACAGATGTAGCATTGCTTTGCGTCATATTTATGCTGCTCTCTTTAGGAAAAATATTTTTCCGGCTCAAGAGATAAGTTGCATGTCTACCCCTGTATCGATATAATTACTACAATAACTTTTTCTGCAATAAAGCCATAAAGGCGTTAAAATTGAAAATAATTTATTAATAACGGATTCAGCGTGCGCGTAGATTGCCTTTTGGATAAAATAGGCCTTCGGCAACTTTTATCCTTATTAATAATATTATGTAGGGCGAGGCTTTAGCTTCATATGCACCAAGCTAAGAATAGTGTTCCATAAAAAGGGGTATCCCCTTGGAAAAAGAGCAATGGGTGTTCATCTTTCCCTCTAATCCCCCCTAACCCCCCTTTAAAAAGGGGGGAAAGAAGGAAGGAAGGATTTTCTCCTGAGAAAAGTTTATCTGATCAAACATATCAAACTTTTCCCTCTTTTCTAAAACATTCACCATTTCCCCCTTTTCTAAAGGGGGATCAAGGGGGATTATGGGCGGTTTGTTATTCTTCACCGTTTCCACATGTTAGCTTGATGCATATATGGGCTTTAGCCTTGCCCTAAAGAGTTGAAATCCTATACGTTAAACTATGAGGAGAGGTATATTGAATAAGAGAAATATTGTAAGTGTTGCAACTGTTTGCAGTCTTGTGATGGTAACATTATGTAATCCAGCCCGTTGCTTTTCTCAGGAAGGAAAAGAAACCGGCATAAACGATACTGCTCGTAAGGTCAAAAAAGACAGTCCATCCAACCATATTGATATGCCTCATGAACAGTATAAGCAAGGCTTACACTACGCACAGTATGGTCTTTTTGACGAAGCAATAGAGATGTTTAAAAAATCGTTAGCTAAAAATCCCAATAACACCGATGCGTATAACAATATAGGCCTTGCATATGCCCAAAAGGGCATGTTTGATAACGCTATTGAGGCATTTCAGAAGGTTATAGAACAAAAACCGGACAATGTTGATGCTTATTACAATCTGGGTTCTGCATATTTTGATACGGGTCGTTTTGATAAGGCTATTGAAAGCTTTAAAAAAACCGTTCAGATAAAACCCGATCATCGGTCTGCTTATTCCCTCCTGGGAATTGCGTATTCAAAAATCGGCAAATATGATGATGCAATCCAGATATTGAAAAAACGCATAGAGTTAGACCCAAATCTGGCAATAGCCCATTCGAACTTAGGTATTGTTTATTCTATGAAGGGAATGGACAAGGAAGCTATGGAAGAATACACGAAGGCATTAGAAATTGACCCGGGACATGAAAGTGCACTGTACAATACAGCGCTTTTATACGATAAAACAGGAGATACAGATAGGGCTATTCAATATTATATAAAGGCAACCGAGGCAAATGTAAGTAATGCAGATGCCCAGTATCGGTTGGGCAAAAATTATATAAAGAAAAAACAATATGACGATGCAATCAATGCCTTTCAAATAGCAGTAATGACAAATCCAGACAATGCAGAAATCTATCAGGATATCGGCAATGCCTATAAGGCAAAAGGTATGAAAAAGGAAGCGGAGGGGTATTTCTCTTTATACAAAAAGCAGACAAAGGGAAAGAATAAAGCAGCAGCAAAATAATGAAAAACTAAGGGAGAAGTAAGATAAACCACGAAGTACACAAAGGGCACGAAGAAAGAGCAAATGAGGCCTTTCGGAGACTTTTTTACAACACCGGCGTATGGGCAAGGTTTTAAACCTGCCCATACAACAGAACATTGGAATTCCTAAACGTTACATTAGGCCTTCGGCGACTTTTTCCCCTTCCTTGATGGGAGGGGCCAGGGGAGAGTGGTTGTCCTTTTCCTTCACCCCCACCTAACCTCCCCCATCAAGGGGGAGGAACTCTTTGTTTGAATTTCCTAATATGGACGTAGAAATGCAAGGTTTATATTTTGTTTTGAATAAATACTCTATTTATACAATCTATGCATTATGAGTTTAAAAACAAAAAAATCACTGTTATGGGATTAGGTTCCTTTGGCGGCGGTGTGGGCGTAGCTCAATTTCTTGCAAAACAAGGCGCTCTCGTTACGATAACTGATTTAAGGAATATGCCAGAACTTTCTTCATCCATAAAACAGCTTGAAGGGCTCCCTATTTCATATAAACTCGGAGGACATTACGAAGAAGATTTCATCAATACAGATATGGTTATTGTTAACCCCGCGGTGCCAGAGAATTCAAAATTTCTACAAATTGCAAGAAATAACCAAGTGCCGTTAAATACCGAAATAAACATTTTTTTCTCCTTATGCCCTGCCCCTATTATCGGTATTACCGGCAGCAACGGGAAATCAACTACAACCGCTCTTGTTGGTAAAGTACTGCAGCAAACCTCTCGTACAACATGGATTGGAGGAAATATCGGGAGGTCTTTACTGACAAACCTTGAAGAGATAAAATCTCAGGGAATTGTAGTACTTGAACTCTCCAGTTTTCAACTAAAAGAACTATCGAGTATCAAAAAAAGTCCACACATTTCTGTTGTAACCAACGTATCTCCCAATCATCTTGATCGGCACATCGGTATGGATGATTATATTCAAGCGAAAAAAACTATTATCACCTATCAAAGACCGGAGGATTACGCTATTCTTAACTATGATGATACCGAGGTAAGAAGATGGGAGCAAGAGTGCAAAAGCCATGTTTTATGGTACAGTACAAGACAAAGCATAAAAAACGGCGCATGGATAAAAGATGGCAGTATTGTATTATCTGTCCATGGCCAGGAAAGAGTGATAGTATGCACATCCGGAATCAAGATACCAGGGGGTCATAACCTTCAGAATATTTTGGCGGCCTCTTGTGCCGCACATCTGGCTGGCGCCCACGAGCAACACATGGAAAGAATCGTGACAAGCTTTGGCGGATTGGAGCACCGTCTGGAATTTGTGCGGGAAATACATGGTGTACGGTATTACAACGACTCCAAGGCCACTACACCAGAATCGGCCATTGCCGCTATGAGAGCCTTTCAGGAACCGATAATACTTATTGCCGGTGGAATTGATAAGGGTAGTAATTTTGAAAAATTTGCTGAAACCTGCATACAACAGACTAAAGCTATTGTT
Coding sequences within it:
- a CDS encoding UDP-N-acetylmuramoylalanine/D-glutamate ligase; amino-acid sequence: MHYEFKNKKITVMGLGSFGGGVGVAQFLAKQGALVTITDLRNMPELSSSIKQLEGLPISYKLGGHYEEDFINTDMVIVNPAVPENSKFLQIARNNQVPLNTEINIFFSLCPAPIIGITGSNGKSTTTALVGKVLQQTSRTTWIGGNIGRSLLTNLEEIKSQGIVVLELSSFQLKELSSIKKSPHISVVTNVSPNHLDRHIGMDDYIQAKKTIITYQRPEDYAILNYDDTEVRRWEQECKSHVLWYSTRQSIKNGAWIKDGSIVLSVHGQERVIVCTSGIKIPGGHNLQNILAASCAAHLAGAHEQHMERIVTSFGGLEHRLEFVREIHGVRYYNDSKATTPESAIAAMRAFQEPIILIAGGIDKGSNFEKFAETCIQQTKAIVLIGKMAQKIQELILQKTDGEKKPSICISNTFREAFQQAHGIAKPGEIVLLSPACASYDMFLNYEERGRQFKNMVQAL
- a CDS encoding ABC transporter ATP-binding component, coding for MDTDNCITLKDLAIGYKGKIILSDINFSLKKGEFAVLFGSNGSGKTTLFKTILRIIPPIQGTILYGNSQYPKFGYVPQRKYLDEIYPFTAEEVVLMGTFGSIKPFSPSPASNHILVNQCLKDVGMFELRKQLFSELSGGQKQRILIARSLVTKPDVLLLDEPITGVDIHAQRKITELISELHKKRKLTIMMVTHEVHHIPRWVNKIIHIHHYKVVLGSLEEIISLSRIDEIPN
- a CDS encoding ABC transporter substrate binding component, which encodes MKIKYQICLCLLFVSGWMSVAYAKLNIVASTSDLGALAAEIGKDKVTVTSIAKPTEDPHFVDAKPSFIVKLNKADMLIEGGLQLEIGWLPPLVMGARNKKILPGQAGYLTASTGVEIVDVPKTPGDRSMGDIHSFGNPHFILDPSNGKIVATHICERLCQIDTVNCNYYKNNLQDFVRRLDQKLSEWQKILQPFQGTKIVTYHKTFPYLARRFNLNVLGTLEPKPGVPPSPSHLNSLIPMMKNEGVKLIIIEEFRERKIPEFAASQTGAKIVILPIMVGGQKETKDYLALFDYIIKQIASALKT
- a CDS encoding ABC transporter permease component, coding for MEQLGEILNPHFLLRNALYAGLLVGLVCPQVGIFFVLRRMILLGIALPQVSNAGIAFAFLMHTLGWHLFYHMESEKVMALSGSIVFTFIAIFTLAILERKQKGFAENRIGFTYALAGAASILFVAWNPYGQTEVLSMLKGEIISIPDIYVLSMLIIYGTIFIFLIGFHRNFILVSYDIDMATTLGKNVILWDTLLYLIIGIIISFGVMTVGPLVIFGFLLIPPMAAKMVTRGIFLFCIVSSVIGIFTSFIGFYISYRFDLPTGPTDVALLCVIFMLLSLGKIFFRLKR